In Chlorogloeopsis sp. ULAP01, the following are encoded in one genomic region:
- a CDS encoding glycosyltransferase family 4 protein encodes MNAHSKLDKILIIVENLPIPFDRRVWMEATTLQKAGYQVSTISPKGNGFEKDYEEIEGIHIYRHPLPTEESSVTGYLREYGWAVYWQFRLAQRVWQEQGFDVIHICNPPDLLFLVAGWYKIFHGIKVIFDHHDLSPEMYIAKYNRRDVFYYGLRLAERLTYATADLAIATNESHRKIALTRGGKNPKQVFVVRSAPDLSRFHFISPNPSYRKGKKYLVGYMGVMGEPEGIDYLLRMVRYLVTEKKRKDIHFMLIGNGPAAEKLKALSKKLEVTEFVEFTGFKTGKELLERLSSCDVCVEPSPKSAYNENCTMNKILEYMALGKPIVQFDLREGRRSAEGASLYARPNDEIEFAHKIIELLDSPQLREKMGAEGRHRMEDILEWRHQAPKLLEAYAEVLQFL; translated from the coding sequence ATGAACGCTCATAGTAAGTTAGATAAAATCCTCATCATTGTCGAAAATCTTCCCATTCCTTTTGACCGACGAGTATGGATGGAAGCTACTACTCTACAAAAAGCAGGATACCAAGTCTCTACTATATCTCCGAAAGGAAACGGCTTTGAAAAGGATTATGAAGAAATCGAAGGAATTCATATCTATCGCCATCCTCTTCCCACGGAAGAAAGTTCTGTTACTGGCTATCTTCGAGAATATGGCTGGGCTGTTTATTGGCAGTTTCGTCTAGCACAAAGAGTCTGGCAAGAACAGGGCTTTGATGTGATTCATATTTGCAATCCTCCAGACTTACTCTTCTTGGTAGCAGGATGGTACAAAATTTTCCATGGCATAAAAGTCATCTTCGATCACCACGATCTCAGTCCGGAAATGTATATAGCTAAATACAATCGCCGAGATGTTTTCTATTATGGTTTACGTTTGGCTGAACGTTTGACTTATGCCACAGCAGATTTAGCGATCGCAACGAACGAGTCACACCGAAAGATAGCTTTGACTAGGGGAGGTAAGAACCCAAAGCAAGTTTTTGTAGTTAGAAGTGCGCCTGACCTTTCACGCTTTCATTTCATATCTCCAAATCCCAGCTACCGCAAAGGTAAAAAATACTTGGTTGGTTACATGGGAGTGATGGGAGAACCAGAGGGAATTGACTATCTGCTGAGAATGGTACGTTATCTAGTCACAGAAAAGAAACGCAAAGATATTCACTTCATGCTGATTGGGAATGGCCCTGCTGCTGAAAAGCTTAAAGCTCTATCTAAGAAGTTAGAAGTGACTGAGTTTGTGGAGTTTACAGGATTTAAAACAGGTAAGGAACTTTTAGAACGGTTATCTAGCTGTGACGTTTGTGTAGAACCATCTCCAAAATCTGCTTACAACGAAAACTGTACCATGAACAAAATCCTAGAGTACATGGCACTAGGAAAACCTATTGTTCAGTTTGATCTGCGAGAGGGAAGACGTTCGGCAGAAGGAGCATCTTTGTATGCCAGACCTAATGATGAGATAGAGTTTGCCCATAAAATCATCGAACTTCTTGATTCTCCTCAACTTCGAGAAAAAATGGGAGCTGAAGGACGACACAGGATGGAAGACATTCTTGAATGGCGACATCAAGCCCCTAAATTACTGGAGGCTTATGCTGAAGTTTTGCAATTTTTGTAG
- a CDS encoding glycosyltransferase, protein MKKNVREVGIYRKRFPRVSETFITEPALNLSKYDPIFIACTLLKEVTFRNISINQSDFLNIKQLIYLITRSPHLFGRSDLFKNLDLIHAHFGPDGVYAMALAKKLKIPLIVSFWGYDITINRSKIWSYGAPLYYQLILHEKELKEKASVFLVLSNFLRKKLIEQGYPEKKIILYNPGINIRKFSPRTEETDERFILCVGRHTEKKGIDTLLRAFARICKKHPNVSLIQVGAGDLTAELYALSQKLGISQYVRFLGAKPHDEVQKLMRNAEIFALPSQMAENGDCEGMPFAILEACASGIPVVSTWHSGIPEAVLDGETGFLVSEKDDVALAEKLDILLSDRALGKQMGLRGREYVCEFFDIHKQTVKLEAIYDSVLGIK, encoded by the coding sequence ATGAAAAAAAACGTGAGAGAAGTTGGTATATACCGAAAACGATTTCCTCGTGTATCAGAGACATTTATAACAGAACCAGCTCTAAACTTATCTAAATACGACCCTATATTTATTGCGTGTACGCTTTTAAAAGAAGTAACCTTTCGTAATATTTCAATTAATCAAAGCGACTTTTTGAATATTAAACAATTAATTTATCTAATTACACGTTCTCCTCATCTATTTGGGCGTTCTGATTTATTCAAGAATTTAGACCTAATCCACGCTCATTTTGGCCCTGATGGAGTTTATGCAATGGCACTAGCTAAAAAGCTCAAAATACCTTTAATTGTTTCATTTTGGGGATATGATATTACAATTAACCGTAGCAAAATATGGAGCTATGGTGCTCCTTTGTACTATCAACTTATTTTGCATGAAAAAGAACTAAAAGAAAAAGCATCTGTATTTCTTGTTCTTTCTAACTTCTTGCGTAAAAAGCTGATTGAACAAGGATACCCTGAAAAAAAAATTATCTTATACAATCCTGGCATCAATATTAGAAAATTTTCACCTAGAACAGAAGAAACTGACGAACGTTTTATTCTCTGTGTAGGTAGGCATACAGAAAAGAAAGGAATTGATACACTTTTGCGAGCTTTTGCAAGGATTTGCAAAAAGCATCCAAATGTCTCACTTATCCAGGTAGGTGCAGGCGATTTGACAGCAGAACTTTATGCATTAAGTCAGAAACTTGGTATTTCTCAATACGTACGTTTTTTGGGAGCTAAACCTCACGATGAAGTACAAAAACTGATGCGGAATGCAGAAATATTCGCCTTACCTAGTCAGATGGCAGAAAATGGGGATTGTGAAGGTATGCCTTTTGCTATTCTGGAAGCTTGCGCTAGTGGTATTCCTGTTGTTTCTACATGGCATAGTGGTATTCCTGAAGCAGTTTTAGATGGTGAGACAGGATTTTTGGTGTCAGAGAAAGATGATGTTGCATTGGCTGAGAAGCTTGATATTTTGTTATCTGACCGTGCTTTAGGTAAGCAAATGGGACTACGGGGGCGAGAGTATGTTTGTGAGTTTTTTGATATTCATAAGCAAACTGTCAAATTGGAAGCTATTTATGATTCTGTGCTAGGAATAAAATAA
- a CDS encoding glycosyltransferase family 4 protein produces the protein MKILFLTTILLSKNCNGGEVASQCFIDALKKLGHQVTVVGYLRKGDRFEHNSKETFIVDERHTETKKSKFYALLWLALSFWKGLPYSSAKYYSHVYINILNKLLFSEKYDSIIIEHAQIGWIEAYIQEKSQIIFISQNVEHEMYEEQFKRVKNLIAKLLYKREARLMKLQEARLSNLSQQVWTLTDHDNKSFSRLANVNIIRTFGIAPSFKNLQEKIVKKHFDIGILGSWTWKPNIEGLKWFIENVYPYLPVELSIHVAGKDADWLNGKYPNIYYCGVVPDAQEFMAQAKVVAIPTLSGGGIQIKTLDAIASGSLIVATPVALRGITHPPSTVRVAETPQEFANLIVSVVTSTFTSTTFDDAKNWYRSRHEQFLNDLASAVSSP, from the coding sequence ATGAAAATTCTATTTTTAACAACTATTCTTCTTAGTAAAAACTGTAATGGTGGTGAAGTTGCTTCACAGTGTTTTATTGATGCCCTCAAGAAACTTGGTCATCAGGTTACAGTTGTTGGTTATCTTCGCAAAGGTGATAGATTTGAACATAATTCCAAGGAAACATTCATAGTTGATGAGCGACATACAGAAACAAAAAAGTCAAAGTTTTATGCTTTGCTGTGGTTGGCTTTGAGCTTTTGGAAAGGTTTGCCATATTCATCAGCTAAATATTATTCTCATGTATACATTAATATACTTAATAAACTTCTCTTCAGTGAAAAGTATGACAGCATAATTATTGAACACGCTCAGATTGGTTGGATTGAAGCTTATATCCAAGAGAAAAGCCAAATAATTTTTATTAGTCAGAATGTTGAACATGAGATGTATGAGGAACAATTTAAAAGAGTTAAGAATTTGATAGCAAAATTGCTTTACAAGCGAGAAGCTAGATTAATGAAATTGCAAGAAGCAAGATTATCCAATTTATCTCAGCAAGTTTGGACTTTAACAGACCATGATAATAAATCTTTTTCTCGCCTTGCTAATGTAAATATAATTAGAACGTTTGGGATAGCACCTAGTTTTAAAAATTTACAAGAAAAAATAGTTAAGAAGCACTTTGATATTGGTATTTTAGGTAGTTGGACATGGAAGCCAAATATAGAGGGACTGAAATGGTTTATTGAAAATGTTTATCCTTATTTACCAGTTGAACTTTCAATTCATGTAGCTGGTAAAGATGCTGATTGGCTCAATGGTAAATATCCAAATATTTATTATTGTGGAGTTGTACCTGATGCTCAAGAATTCATGGCTCAAGCAAAGGTGGTTGCTATTCCGACATTAAGTGGAGGTGGCATACAAATCAAAACTTTGGATGCGATCGCTTCTGGTTCTTTGATAGTAGCAACTCCAGTTGCCTTGCGAGGAATTACTCACCCACCATCAACGGTTAGAGTTGCTGAAACACCACAGGAGTTTGCTAATCTAATAGTTTCAGTGGTGACTTCAACATTCACGTCAACTACTTTCGATGACGCTAAAAATTGGTATCGTAGCAGACATGAACAATTTCTCAATGATCTAGCTAGTGCAGTTTCAAGTCCGTAG
- a CDS encoding glycosyltransferase family 2 protein — protein MQNIQLNKNSLLKSDRSTELPSISIVVPNYNGGATIGATLQSLIEQNYPKLEIIVIDGGSTDKSIEVIKQFEPYIACWVSEKDSGQSNAINKGFAKCNGEIVNWLCSDDLLIPGALHKVGKIFIDSPEIDVLVGRCHMEFITENVKQPLKGVNFWMVLFNQFLKTGERSIIQDESNNRVYVKAPTLKQITLMPAHNPIPQPSCFYRRRLLDRNKPIDESYKYAMDFELWNYFLSRGVCWKVIDEVLSINPISGENKTSIAGVEATYEIERIYKTYIKEWIPLTYWHRHLRYPLEQFIKLHRGGIWLYILGPFWVAITLILAPFYGLERVWILRWTR, from the coding sequence ATGCAAAATATTCAGTTAAATAAAAATAGTTTGTTAAAATCTGATCGCTCAACAGAACTTCCATCTATTTCCATTGTTGTACCCAACTACAATGGAGGTGCAACTATTGGAGCAACTCTACAAAGTCTAATCGAGCAAAATTATCCGAAACTCGAAATTATTGTCATTGATGGAGGTTCGACAGACAAAAGTATCGAGGTAATCAAGCAATTTGAGCCATATATTGCTTGCTGGGTGAGTGAAAAGGATAGTGGACAATCTAATGCTATTAATAAAGGTTTTGCTAAGTGCAATGGTGAGATAGTTAACTGGTTATGCAGCGATGATCTGCTCATACCAGGCGCTTTACATAAAGTTGGGAAAATATTTATAGATTCACCTGAAATTGATGTTCTTGTGGGTCGCTGCCACATGGAATTTATAACCGAGAATGTTAAGCAGCCACTAAAAGGAGTTAACTTTTGGATGGTTTTGTTTAATCAGTTCTTAAAGACAGGAGAGCGCTCAATTATTCAGGATGAAAGCAATAATCGAGTGTATGTTAAAGCTCCTACACTCAAACAAATTACCTTGATGCCTGCTCATAATCCAATCCCTCAACCGAGCTGCTTTTATCGACGCAGATTATTAGATAGAAATAAACCTATAGATGAAAGTTACAAGTATGCAATGGATTTCGAGCTATGGAATTATTTTCTATCTCGTGGAGTATGCTGGAAAGTTATCGACGAAGTTCTGAGTATCAATCCAATTAGCGGTGAAAACAAAACAAGTATCGCTGGTGTCGAAGCTACATATGAAATAGAAAGAATTTACAAAACCTATATTAAAGAATGGATTCCATTAACCTACTGGCACAGACATCTGCGTTACCCTCTAGAGCAATTTATCAAACTTCATCGCGGTGGTATTTGGCTATATATACTAGGGCCATTTTGGGTTGCAATCACATTGATTTTAGCTCCATTTTATGGATTGGAGAGAGTTTGGATTCTGAGGTGGACAAGGTAA
- a CDS encoding class I SAM-dependent methyltransferase, whose protein sequence is MRLKQYMLSQVIEKIYDNRRSDSLASDLRRKRFALFSSLIKSTRTPLKILDVGGRPSFWENTGLFNQEGLELEITLLNIEQINHPKFKCVVGDARNMYQFKDLEFDIVFSNSVIEHVGDYNDQLQMANEVKRVGKKYFIQTPNLYFPIEPHFVFPFFQFLPIAVRVWLLTHFNLGWREKTPDRQQALSSVTSIKLLSKQKLMNLFPKGKLYEEKFGYLTKSFIVYGGW, encoded by the coding sequence TTGAGGTTAAAACAATATATGCTCAGTCAAGTGATAGAAAAAATTTACGACAACCGTAGATCTGATTCATTAGCAAGTGATTTAAGAAGAAAGCGTTTTGCTTTGTTCAGCTCGCTAATTAAATCAACAAGAACTCCCTTGAAAATTCTCGATGTTGGAGGTAGACCTAGTTTTTGGGAAAATACAGGTCTTTTCAATCAAGAGGGTTTAGAGCTAGAAATTACCCTACTCAACATAGAGCAAATCAATCATCCAAAGTTTAAATGTGTTGTGGGTGATGCCAGAAATATGTATCAGTTTAAAGATTTAGAATTTGACATAGTTTTTTCTAATTCTGTTATTGAGCATGTGGGAGACTATAACGACCAACTTCAGATGGCTAATGAAGTCAAGAGAGTAGGAAAAAAATACTTTATTCAAACACCAAATCTCTATTTTCCTATTGAACCTCATTTTGTTTTTCCGTTCTTTCAGTTTCTTCCCATTGCAGTAAGAGTTTGGTTATTAACTCACTTTAATTTAGGATGGAGGGAAAAGACACCTGATAGGCAACAAGCTCTAAGTTCAGTGACTTCAATTAAATTGTTGAGTAAGCAAAAATTGATGAATCTCTTCCCCAAAGGTAAGCTTTACGAAGAAAAATTTGGGTACCTTACTAAGTCTTTTATAGTTTACGGTGGTTGGTAG
- a CDS encoding glycosyltransferase family 2 protein, translated as MKYPVVFIIFKRPHTTEKVFEIIRHAKPPKLFVVADGPRSDRPDEAEKCEATRAIIEQVDWNCEVLKNYSHTNLGCAKRVSSGLDWVFSNVEEAIILEDDCIPHSSFFPFCEELLEKYRYDTRIGSISGQNVQFGRRRTNYSYYFSRYNHCWGWATWRRAWQYFDFQMQLWTEVKKNNLLEDILQSTEAVNYWHNILQSTYEGKIDSWALRWTLACWLQSSLCIISNHNLVSNIGFGEEGTHTLSKKSKFANIPAQEISFPLQHPPFLLQNRQADIFTQRTLYSKPLIVSLKKKVKQMISVG; from the coding sequence ATGAAATATCCTGTAGTATTTATCATTTTTAAGCGACCTCATACAACAGAGAAAGTATTTGAAATTATTCGCCACGCAAAACCACCAAAGCTTTTTGTCGTTGCAGATGGGCCGCGTAGCGATCGCCCTGATGAAGCCGAAAAGTGTGAGGCTACTCGTGCAATTATTGAGCAAGTTGACTGGAACTGCGAGGTATTAAAGAACTACTCTCATACAAACTTAGGATGTGCAAAACGTGTATCTAGTGGTCTAGATTGGGTTTTCAGCAATGTTGAAGAAGCAATTATTTTAGAAGACGATTGTATTCCTCATTCTAGCTTTTTTCCGTTCTGTGAAGAATTACTAGAAAAATATAGATATGATACCAGAATTGGCTCAATATCTGGACAGAATGTGCAATTTGGACGGAGACGAACCAATTATAGTTACTACTTTTCACGCTACAACCACTGCTGGGGTTGGGCAACATGGAGAAGAGCTTGGCAGTACTTTGATTTTCAAATGCAATTATGGACTGAAGTAAAAAAGAACAACCTTTTAGAAGATATCTTACAAAGTACAGAGGCAGTTAACTATTGGCATAACATCCTACAATCGACATATGAAGGAAAGATAGATAGTTGGGCGTTAAGGTGGACACTTGCTTGCTGGTTACAAAGTAGTCTTTGCATAATTTCTAATCACAATTTAGTTTCAAACATTGGTTTTGGTGAAGAAGGAACTCATACTTTAAGCAAAAAAAGTAAGTTTGCTAACATACCAGCTCAGGAAATAAGTTTTCCTCTCCAACATCCTCCGTTTTTACTCCAGAATCGCCAAGCAGATATTTTTACACAGCGTACTTTGTACAGTAAACCTCTAATTGTGTCTTTAAAAAAGAAAGTTAAACAGATGATAAGTGTAGGGTAA
- a CDS encoding glycosyltransferase has protein sequence MFTQTQNLLVSVIIPVFNDSQRLRLCLDALEKQTYPKHCYEVIVVDNASEENTENVTSQFSQVIVAYESNPGSYAARNKGISLAKGEIIAFTDSDCIPAQDWIEKGVAHLLEAPDCGLIGGKIQLFFKSPDKLTLVELYESVVAFPQKQYIQELRFAVTANLFTFKSVLEKVGYFDSNLKSRGDLEWGQRVFRAGYKQIYADDVCVLHPARHTFSQLHQKIQRVAGGIYDLKTEKSLLKNFKEVYRDLRPPIEFIFKYLPDDKLRRVNKKIQFTLVILFIHYLRAWENMQLRLGANSKR, from the coding sequence ATGTTTACACAAACACAAAATCTTTTAGTCTCTGTGATAATTCCAGTTTTTAACGATTCTCAACGACTAAGACTTTGTTTAGATGCTTTGGAAAAACAAACATACCCAAAACATTGCTATGAAGTGATAGTAGTTGATAATGCTTCAGAAGAAAATACTGAGAATGTGACTAGTCAGTTCAGTCAAGTAATTGTCGCATATGAAAGTAATCCTGGTTCATATGCTGCCAGAAATAAAGGGATATCTCTTGCTAAGGGTGAAATTATTGCTTTTACAGATTCAGACTGTATTCCAGCCCAAGATTGGATTGAAAAAGGAGTAGCACATCTACTTGAAGCACCAGACTGTGGATTAATCGGTGGAAAAATACAGCTTTTTTTTAAAAGCCCAGATAAATTAACCCTTGTAGAACTGTATGAGAGTGTAGTTGCTTTTCCACAAAAGCAATATATTCAAGAACTTAGGTTTGCAGTTACAGCAAATCTCTTTACTTTTAAAAGTGTGCTGGAAAAAGTAGGCTATTTTGACAGCAATCTGAAATCTAGAGGAGACTTAGAGTGGGGGCAACGTGTTTTTCGTGCAGGTTATAAGCAAATTTATGCAGATGATGTTTGTGTTCTGCACCCTGCTAGACATACATTCTCTCAATTACATCAAAAAATTCAAAGAGTAGCTGGTGGAATTTATGATTTAAAAACAGAAAAGAGTTTGTTGAAAAATTTTAAAGAAGTTTATAGGGATTTAAGACCACCTATAGAATTCATTTTTAAATATTTACCAGATGATAAGCTTCGTAGAGTAAATAAAAAGATACAGTTTACTTTGGTGATTTTATTTATTCATTATCTTCGGGCTTGGGAGAATATGCAATTACGATTAGGTGCCAATTCTAAAAGATAA
- a CDS encoding glycosyltransferase family 2 protein, with the protein MKISIITPVYNAVSSIEKTILSVIKQEITSELEYIIIDGGSNDGTLEVIHRYADKIGILISEKDNGIYDAMNKGISRATGDIIGIINADDWYNDKALQVIENLFLKESKVDIIYSSLHNYFNGQYLNTFIPGDLDNLLFKFTLNHPGCFVKKTVYEKIGLFDLNYLIAADYDFIFRAYIYGFCFHYVETPLASYSLNGFTGQSWNKFMEISESWRVASSFAKKTSKDLVSKRQRFYLVWIAKELLTFVPKQFIKPSIARCIKDKFRKAIGNLPSDQYGVW; encoded by the coding sequence ATGAAAATATCCATTATTACTCCGGTATATAATGCAGTTAGTTCAATTGAAAAAACAATACTAAGTGTTATTAAACAAGAAATAACGTCAGAATTAGAATACATCATTATTGATGGCGGCTCTAATGATGGAACTTTAGAGGTAATTCATCGTTATGCAGATAAAATCGGTATTTTAATTTCGGAAAAAGATAATGGTATTTATGATGCTATGAATAAAGGTATATCTCGTGCTACCGGAGATATTATTGGTATTATCAATGCTGATGACTGGTATAATGACAAAGCTTTACAAGTTATAGAAAATCTTTTTTTAAAAGAGTCAAAAGTTGATATTATTTATTCTTCTCTGCACAACTATTTCAATGGACAATATTTAAATACGTTTATTCCAGGAGATTTAGATAATTTATTATTTAAATTTACTTTAAATCATCCCGGCTGTTTTGTGAAAAAAACAGTTTATGAAAAAATAGGATTATTTGATTTAAACTACTTGATAGCAGCTGATTATGATTTTATCTTTCGAGCTTATATATATGGGTTTTGTTTCCATTATGTTGAAACACCTCTAGCTTCTTATTCACTCAACGGTTTTACCGGACAATCTTGGAATAAATTTATGGAAATTAGTGAAAGTTGGAGAGTAGCCTCTAGCTTTGCTAAAAAAACATCAAAGGATTTAGTTAGTAAACGGCAACGATTTTACTTAGTTTGGATTGCAAAAGAATTATTGACCTTCGTACCTAAACAATTTATTAAGCCATCAATAGCCAGATGTATAAAAGATAAATTTAGAAAAGCAATTGGAAATTTACCATCAGATCAGTATGGCGTATGGTAA
- a CDS encoding glycosyltransferase family 4 protein gives MNVLHINISDINGGAARATYRLHKGLENIGVKSQLLVQEKYSDDTMVIAPTIKLSQGIVRAKQTIDALPLKFYHKRIGSTFSLQWLPDKVVPKVAQIAPDIINMHWTNGAFMQIETIAKLKRPLVWTLHDMWALTGGCHYSGDCDRYTLSCGACPQLGSHNNWDLSRWIWQRKTKAWKNLNLTIVALSSWMVQCISSSSLFKESRIELIPNGLDIEKYKPINKQLARKLLHLPQDKQLILFGALKATSDKRKGFHLLQTALQELSKSEWRDCLELVVFGASQPTSSVDFGLRTHYLGHLHDDISLALVYSSADVMVIPSLQESFGQTASESLACGKPVVAFNITGLKDIVEHQRNGYLAQPFKIEDLAQGIIWVLENQKRYQKLSHRAREKVEQEFTTEIQANRYLSVYNEIISRGDR, from the coding sequence ATGAATGTTCTACATATTAATATATCTGACATTAATGGTGGTGCGGCTCGTGCTACGTATCGCTTGCACAAAGGTTTAGAAAATATCGGTGTCAAATCACAGCTACTGGTGCAGGAAAAATACAGTGATGACACAATGGTAATTGCACCTACAATTAAATTATCTCAAGGCATAGTAAGAGCAAAGCAGACAATAGATGCTTTACCACTAAAGTTTTATCACAAACGAATTGGAAGTACGTTTTCGCTTCAATGGTTGCCAGATAAAGTAGTTCCCAAGGTTGCTCAAATTGCTCCAGATATTATCAATATGCACTGGACTAATGGAGCATTTATGCAAATAGAAACAATTGCCAAGCTAAAGCGCCCTTTGGTTTGGACACTTCATGATATGTGGGCGTTGACTGGAGGGTGTCACTATAGCGGAGATTGCGATCGCTACACTTTATCCTGTGGTGCCTGCCCTCAACTTGGTAGTCATAACAATTGGGATTTATCCCGTTGGATATGGCAGCGCAAAACCAAAGCATGGAAGAATCTCAATTTAACAATAGTTGCCCTCAGTTCCTGGATGGTTCAATGTATTAGCTCTAGTTCTTTATTTAAGGAATCACGAATTGAGCTAATTCCCAATGGACTTGATATCGAAAAATACAAACCAATTAATAAACAATTGGCACGAAAATTACTCCACTTACCTCAAGATAAGCAACTCATTCTATTTGGAGCATTAAAAGCAACTAGTGACAAAAGAAAAGGTTTTCATCTATTGCAAACAGCACTACAAGAGTTAAGTAAATCAGAGTGGCGAGATTGCTTAGAGCTAGTTGTTTTCGGAGCTTCTCAACCTACAAGCTCTGTTGATTTTGGTTTGAGAACTCATTATCTAGGGCATTTACACGACGATATTTCATTAGCACTTGTCTATTCATCGGCAGATGTCATGGTTATTCCCTCACTTCAAGAATCTTTTGGACAAACTGCTTCTGAATCTCTTGCTTGTGGTAAACCAGTCGTTGCCTTCAATATAACTGGATTAAAAGATATTGTTGAACATCAACGAAATGGCTACCTAGCTCAACCTTTTAAAATTGAAGATTTGGCTCAAGGAATAATTTGGGTGCTGGAAAATCAAAAGCGGTATCAAAAGTTGTCACATCGCGCCCGTGAAAAAGTAGAACAAGAATTCACTACAGAAATACAAGCCAATCGTTACTTATCTGTTTATAACGAAATTATTAGTAGAGGCGATCGCTAA
- a CDS encoding O-antigen ligase family protein: MKNQSFLRLAVYVEIWLTGLLLFYFVSPSFFPYTLAKLFDVFSYLIVALLILLHWKKFIYVATTDITILILLGMIAISGLWSVLPDITSITSKAMLRTILFGMYLATRYSIREQMRLFGWVFGTVAILSLILPLAIPGFGTYSNGAWRGIFPYKNYLAIYMILAAMLSLLAALNSRRQHWIAWIKFAIATTLVFLSQGKGGYVIFVASLCLLPLHKFVKQNYKLRSVLLTGALIISCIVAFLILINEKTILVNILGKDTTFNGRVPIWTLCIEQALKRPWLGYGISGFWGSNESIVILRTTWAKNSLSIDNFQLFNSHNSYIEVLLQLGFLGLFVYTVNFLSTLSRIIFLWMSNPVTENFWMLQTIIIMFLFNFTDNGGIISRGTIWIAYISISLSSAISVKRIRRNRQLKVNYSQEIFSSI; encoded by the coding sequence ATGAAAAATCAATCGTTTCTGCGTTTGGCAGTTTATGTGGAAATATGGCTCACTGGATTATTACTTTTTTATTTCGTCAGTCCTAGTTTTTTTCCTTACACTCTAGCCAAGCTGTTTGATGTATTCAGTTATTTAATAGTAGCACTTTTAATTCTTTTACACTGGAAAAAATTTATTTATGTAGCGACAACAGATATAACCATACTCATTTTATTGGGAATGATTGCAATCTCTGGTTTATGGTCTGTTCTTCCAGATATAACCTCAATCACTTCCAAAGCTATGTTACGCACAATCTTATTTGGAATGTATTTAGCAACACGCTATAGCATTAGAGAGCAGATGAGGTTATTCGGGTGGGTATTTGGGACTGTAGCTATTCTCAGCTTGATACTTCCTCTAGCTATCCCAGGTTTTGGTACATACAGTAATGGTGCATGGAGAGGCATCTTCCCTTACAAAAATTATCTAGCTATCTACATGATTCTAGCAGCCATGCTTTCTCTACTAGCTGCTCTCAACAGCCGCAGACAACATTGGATCGCTTGGATTAAATTCGCTATTGCAACTACTCTTGTTTTTCTTAGTCAAGGTAAAGGAGGTTATGTAATCTTTGTCGCTTCATTGTGTTTGCTTCCCCTCCATAAGTTTGTCAAGCAGAATTATAAGTTGCGTTCCGTGCTTCTTACAGGTGCATTAATAATCAGCTGTATTGTGGCTTTCCTAATTTTGATTAATGAAAAAACTATATTAGTTAATATCTTGGGAAAAGATACCACCTTTAACGGACGAGTACCAATCTGGACATTATGCATTGAGCAAGCATTAAAGCGACCTTGGCTGGGTTATGGTATTTCAGGATTTTGGGGTTCTAATGAATCTATTGTTATCCTGCGTACTACATGGGCGAAAAATTCTCTATCAATAGACAATTTCCAACTTTTCAATTCCCATAACAGCTACATAGAAGTTCTTCTACAATTAGGATTTTTGGGTCTTTTTGTATATACAGTTAACTTTTTATCTACCTTGAGTAGAATAATTTTTTTATGGATGTCAAATCCAGTAACAGAAAATTTTTGGATGTTACAAACCATAATAATTATGTTTTTATTTAATTTTACAGACAATGGTGGAATTATATCAAGAGGAACAATTTGGATAGCATATATTTCTATTTCCCTATCATCTGCTATATCGGTAAAAAGAATAAGAAGAAATCGCCAACTCAAGGTGAATTATAGTCAGGAAATTTTCAGCTCCATATGA